GCATGTAAATACCAGCTGCTGTAATTTCAGCCATACAAGTAACAACCCATAAGAACCAGTAATTCCAACCAGTAATATAACCAGCGAGTGGTCCAATATAATCATATGCATATTTACTAAAAGAACCAGCAACAGGTTGTTCAATTGCCATTTCCCCAAGCGCTCGCATAATGAAAAAAATAACGAGACCGGCAATCATATAGCCTAGCAAAATAGAAGGACCTGCTAGTTTAATGGCGGAAGCGGATCCTAAAAATAGCCCAACGCCAATAGCTGAGCCCAGTGACATTAAAGTAATATGTCGTTCTTTTAAACCACGATTTAAAGTTCCAGATTTGTTTGTGTGCTGCATAAGAAGAATCCCCCTTGTAGAGTGAACGATATTTGAATGCGTTTACTAAATATTTAACTATTTCAAATTATAAAACATTTCTATCTGTTATGCTACAAAAATAATCATAATGAACTGTACTACATCTGTACTTGTCAGACTTAAACTTAAAATTCTAACTATTAGGGAATATATTGACTCTTCTTTTTATTGATTGTTAAGATTAAGTATTATATTTTCTCACATACTAGTAAGAAAAAGAATGTGTGATAATAATTCAGGTGTAGGAAGGGTACATAAGCATGTTTCAATTACAAAAATATAACACTTCTGTGAAGCAAGAGTTTTTAGCTGGCATCACAACTTTTTTTACATTTGCGTATATTCTTGTCATCAATCCAAAAATATTATCTGATGCAGGTGTACCATTTGACCAAGCGTTTACAGCAACAATTATTGCAACCGTTGTTGGAACAGTAGGTATGGCGATTTTCGCGAATTACCCGATTGTTATTGCTCCAGCTATGGGAATGAATGCATATTTTGCTTATTCTGTTGTACAGAAGGCAGAAGGGATTACATATGTAGTTGCCTTTTCAGCTGTATTTGTAACGGGGATTATTTTTCTTTTATTATCTTTTACTTCGTTTAGGCAAAAGTTAATTTTAGCAATTCCTGATAGTTTAAAGCATGCAATTGCAGGTGGAATTGGACTATTTATTGCTTTTATTGGATTGCGCCTTTCTGGAATTATCGTGGATCATCCGTCTAATTTAGTTACGATTGGTGATTTTCATTCTCCAGCTGTTATTTTAACTTTAATTGGTTTAATATTAGCGGCGGTATTAATGACATTGCGTGTGAGCGGTGCATTATTTATTAGTATGATTGTGACAGGAATTATTGCCTTCTTTACAGGGCAATTGAAGTTTGCTGATAAAATTGTGGCGATGCCTCATTTACCAGAGGGTATCATCGTTTCAAACCCAATCAATGCCTTTTCAGATGTAATTGAATACGGATTATACGGCGTTGTATTTTCATTTTTACTTGTACTTTTATTCGATACAACAGGTGCATTACTTGGTTTAATTAAACAAGCAGGTTTAATTACAGACAATACAGAGAAGCGTTTTGGTAAAGCGTTTATTGCAGATGCAATTGGCGGGACTACAGGTTCTATCTTTGGAACAAGCCCAACAGCAGCGACGATTGAATCGTCAGCAGGTATTGCTGCAGGTGGTAAAACTGGGTTAACAGGGATTGTAGTTGTTGGTCTAACAATTATAACGGCATTTTTTAGTCCTGTTATTGCTTCTTTATCAAGTGTAGCCGCTAT
This DNA window, taken from Bacillus cereus ATCC 14579, encodes the following:
- a CDS encoding NCS2 family permease produces the protein MFQLQKYNTSVKQEFLAGITTFFTFAYILVINPKILSDAGVPFDQAFTATIIATVVGTVGMAIFANYPIVIAPAMGMNAYFAYSVVQKAEGITYVVAFSAVFVTGIIFLLLSFTSFRQKLILAIPDSLKHAIAGGIGLFIAFIGLRLSGIIVDHPSNLVTIGDFHSPAVILTLIGLILAAVLMTLRVSGALFISMIVTGIIAFFTGQLKFADKIVAMPHLPEGIIVSNPINAFSDVIEYGLYGVVFSFLLVLLFDTTGALLGLIKQAGLITDNTEKRFGKAFIADAIGGTTGSIFGTSPTAATIESSAGIAAGGKTGLTGIVVVGLTIITAFFSPVIASLSSVAAITAPSLIIVGSLMAQSIRDINWNEFEDALPAFLIFIGIPLTSSIANGIAIGFLVYPVLKIVKGKGMEVHPLLYLFTILFGCHLFL